Proteins from a single region of Festucalex cinctus isolate MCC-2025b chromosome 19, RoL_Fcin_1.0, whole genome shotgun sequence:
- the mfsd2ab gene encoding sodium-dependent lysophosphatidylcholine symporter 1-B isoform X2 codes for MPNVCYFMCSCCLDLNHEHENKLSVCNKLCYAIGGAPYQITGCALGFFLQLYLLDVAQLDPFYASIILFVGRAWDAITDPTVGFLVSRSPWTRFGRMMPWIAISTPVAVVSYFLIWYVPPFEDGKVIWYLFFYCLFQSLQTCFHVPYSALTMFISSEQKERDSATAYRMTVEVLGTVLGTAIQGQIVGMANAPCVPGPGEILADVSNSSFGLNGTDHVISLEHTRAAYMIASGVICLIYVLCAVVLFFGVKEQKESSRPKSEPLSFLQGIKLVMGHGPYAKLVMVFLFTSLAFMLLEGNFALFCSYTLGFRNDFQNILLVIMLSATLTIPFWQWFLTKFGKKTAVYVGTLSVVPFMILVVCLKSNLIVTYFVSFAAGVSVAAAFLLPWSMLPDVVDDFQVQNPTATGHEALFYSFYVFFTKFASGVSLGISTLSLDFAGYISRGCSQPAEVDITLKVLVSAAPIFLIMVGLVILYTYPIDEDRRQCNRKLLQEQRDEAESETDSTELSNMI; via the exons CACGAGCACGAGAACAAATTGTCTGTGTGCAACAAGCTTTGCTACGCCATCGGTGGAGCGCCCTACCAGATCACAGGATGTGCCTTAGGCTTCTTTTTGCAGCTCTATCTGCTGGATGTAGCGCAG CTGGATCCATTCTACGCCTCAATCATCCTGTTTGTGGGCCGAGCATGGGACGCGATAACGGACCCCACAGTGGGCTTCTTGGTCTCAAGGAGTCCCTGGACACGTTTTGGACGCATGATGCCGTG GATTGCAATCTCGACTCCCGTGGCTGTGGTCTCCTACTTTCTAATATGGTACGTGCCCCCGTTTGAGGACGGCAAAGTCATCTGGTACCTGTTCTTCTACTGTCTCTTCCAGAGCCTTCAAACT TGCTTCCATGTGCCGTATTCCGCCCTCACCATGTTCATCAGCTCCGAGCAGAAAGAAAGAGACTCTGCTACAGCGTACA GGATGACGGTGGAGGTTCTGGGCACTGTGCTCGGCACCGCCATCCAGGGCCAGATAGTGGGCATGGCCAACGCGCCCTGCGTCCCGGGACCGGGGGAAATTTTAGCGGACGTGAGCAACTCCTCCTTCGGCCTCAACGGAACAGACCACGTCATCTCCCTGGAACACACT AGAGCCGCCTACATGATCGCCTCTGGTGTCATCTGCTTAATCTACGTCCTCTGCGCCGTTGTTCTGTTCTTTGGCGTGAAAGAGCAAAAAG AGTCCAGCCGTCCCAAATCGGAGCCCTTGTCGTTCCTCCAGGGCATCAAGCTGGTGATGGGACATGGACCCTACGCCAAGCTGGTCATGGTCTTCCTCTTTACCTCGTTAGCGTTCATG CTCCTGGAGGGCAACTTCGCTCTGTTCTGCAGTTACACCCTGGGCTTCCGAAACGACTTCCAGAATATTCTGCTGGTGATCATG CTCTCGGCCACTCTCACCATCCCATTCTGGCAGTGGTTCCTCACCAAATTTGGGAAGAAGACGGCAGTCTACGTCGGCACCTTG TCTGTGGTTCCCTTCATGATCCTGGTGGTGTGCTTGAAGAGCAACCTGATCGTCACCTACTTCGTCTCCTTCGCCGCCGGGGTCAGCGTGGCGGCCGCCTTCCTGCTTCCTTG GTCTATGCTGCCTGATGTCGTGGACGACTTCCAGGTGCAAAACCCCACAGCCACTGGCCACGAGGCGCTCTTCTACTCCTTCTACGTCTTCTTCACCAAGTTCGCCTCTGGAGTCTCCTTGGGCATCTCTACTCTCAGTTTAGA TTTTGCCGGCTACATCTCCCGAGGTTGCTCCCAGCCGGCGGAAGTCGACATCACGCTGAAGGTGCTGGTTTCGGCGGCTCCCATTTTCCTCATCATGGTGGGCCTGGTCATCCTGTACACGTACCCCATTGACGAGGACAGGAGGCAATGCAACCGCAAACTGCTCCAGGAGCAAAG GGATGAGGCAGAATCCGAAACAGACTCGACAGAACTTTCCAACATGATCtag
- the mfsd2ab gene encoding sodium-dependent lysophosphatidylcholine symporter 1-B isoform X1, translated as MAKGEGGEQYSNASLLTKPGNSDGISLAKKHEHENKLSVCNKLCYAIGGAPYQITGCALGFFLQLYLLDVAQLDPFYASIILFVGRAWDAITDPTVGFLVSRSPWTRFGRMMPWIAISTPVAVVSYFLIWYVPPFEDGKVIWYLFFYCLFQSLQTCFHVPYSALTMFISSEQKERDSATAYRMTVEVLGTVLGTAIQGQIVGMANAPCVPGPGEILADVSNSSFGLNGTDHVISLEHTRAAYMIASGVICLIYVLCAVVLFFGVKEQKESSRPKSEPLSFLQGIKLVMGHGPYAKLVMVFLFTSLAFMLLEGNFALFCSYTLGFRNDFQNILLVIMLSATLTIPFWQWFLTKFGKKTAVYVGTLSVVPFMILVVCLKSNLIVTYFVSFAAGVSVAAAFLLPWSMLPDVVDDFQVQNPTATGHEALFYSFYVFFTKFASGVSLGISTLSLDFAGYISRGCSQPAEVDITLKVLVSAAPIFLIMVGLVILYTYPIDEDRRQCNRKLLQEQRDEAESETDSTELSNMI; from the exons CACGAGCACGAGAACAAATTGTCTGTGTGCAACAAGCTTTGCTACGCCATCGGTGGAGCGCCCTACCAGATCACAGGATGTGCCTTAGGCTTCTTTTTGCAGCTCTATCTGCTGGATGTAGCGCAG CTGGATCCATTCTACGCCTCAATCATCCTGTTTGTGGGCCGAGCATGGGACGCGATAACGGACCCCACAGTGGGCTTCTTGGTCTCAAGGAGTCCCTGGACACGTTTTGGACGCATGATGCCGTG GATTGCAATCTCGACTCCCGTGGCTGTGGTCTCCTACTTTCTAATATGGTACGTGCCCCCGTTTGAGGACGGCAAAGTCATCTGGTACCTGTTCTTCTACTGTCTCTTCCAGAGCCTTCAAACT TGCTTCCATGTGCCGTATTCCGCCCTCACCATGTTCATCAGCTCCGAGCAGAAAGAAAGAGACTCTGCTACAGCGTACA GGATGACGGTGGAGGTTCTGGGCACTGTGCTCGGCACCGCCATCCAGGGCCAGATAGTGGGCATGGCCAACGCGCCCTGCGTCCCGGGACCGGGGGAAATTTTAGCGGACGTGAGCAACTCCTCCTTCGGCCTCAACGGAACAGACCACGTCATCTCCCTGGAACACACT AGAGCCGCCTACATGATCGCCTCTGGTGTCATCTGCTTAATCTACGTCCTCTGCGCCGTTGTTCTGTTCTTTGGCGTGAAAGAGCAAAAAG AGTCCAGCCGTCCCAAATCGGAGCCCTTGTCGTTCCTCCAGGGCATCAAGCTGGTGATGGGACATGGACCCTACGCCAAGCTGGTCATGGTCTTCCTCTTTACCTCGTTAGCGTTCATG CTCCTGGAGGGCAACTTCGCTCTGTTCTGCAGTTACACCCTGGGCTTCCGAAACGACTTCCAGAATATTCTGCTGGTGATCATG CTCTCGGCCACTCTCACCATCCCATTCTGGCAGTGGTTCCTCACCAAATTTGGGAAGAAGACGGCAGTCTACGTCGGCACCTTG TCTGTGGTTCCCTTCATGATCCTGGTGGTGTGCTTGAAGAGCAACCTGATCGTCACCTACTTCGTCTCCTTCGCCGCCGGGGTCAGCGTGGCGGCCGCCTTCCTGCTTCCTTG GTCTATGCTGCCTGATGTCGTGGACGACTTCCAGGTGCAAAACCCCACAGCCACTGGCCACGAGGCGCTCTTCTACTCCTTCTACGTCTTCTTCACCAAGTTCGCCTCTGGAGTCTCCTTGGGCATCTCTACTCTCAGTTTAGA TTTTGCCGGCTACATCTCCCGAGGTTGCTCCCAGCCGGCGGAAGTCGACATCACGCTGAAGGTGCTGGTTTCGGCGGCTCCCATTTTCCTCATCATGGTGGGCCTGGTCATCCTGTACACGTACCCCATTGACGAGGACAGGAGGCAATGCAACCGCAAACTGCTCCAGGAGCAAAG GGATGAGGCAGAATCCGAAACAGACTCGACAGAACTTTCCAACATGATCtag
- the mfsd2ab gene encoding sodium-dependent lysophosphatidylcholine symporter 1-B isoform X3 has product MMPWIAISTPVAVVSYFLIWYVPPFEDGKVIWYLFFYCLFQSLQTCFHVPYSALTMFISSEQKERDSATAYRMTVEVLGTVLGTAIQGQIVGMANAPCVPGPGEILADVSNSSFGLNGTDHVISLEHTRAAYMIASGVICLIYVLCAVVLFFGVKEQKESSRPKSEPLSFLQGIKLVMGHGPYAKLVMVFLFTSLAFMLLEGNFALFCSYTLGFRNDFQNILLVIMLSATLTIPFWQWFLTKFGKKTAVYVGTLSVVPFMILVVCLKSNLIVTYFVSFAAGVSVAAAFLLPWSMLPDVVDDFQVQNPTATGHEALFYSFYVFFTKFASGVSLGISTLSLDFAGYISRGCSQPAEVDITLKVLVSAAPIFLIMVGLVILYTYPIDEDRRQCNRKLLQEQRDEAESETDSTELSNMI; this is encoded by the exons ATGATGCCGTG GATTGCAATCTCGACTCCCGTGGCTGTGGTCTCCTACTTTCTAATATGGTACGTGCCCCCGTTTGAGGACGGCAAAGTCATCTGGTACCTGTTCTTCTACTGTCTCTTCCAGAGCCTTCAAACT TGCTTCCATGTGCCGTATTCCGCCCTCACCATGTTCATCAGCTCCGAGCAGAAAGAAAGAGACTCTGCTACAGCGTACA GGATGACGGTGGAGGTTCTGGGCACTGTGCTCGGCACCGCCATCCAGGGCCAGATAGTGGGCATGGCCAACGCGCCCTGCGTCCCGGGACCGGGGGAAATTTTAGCGGACGTGAGCAACTCCTCCTTCGGCCTCAACGGAACAGACCACGTCATCTCCCTGGAACACACT AGAGCCGCCTACATGATCGCCTCTGGTGTCATCTGCTTAATCTACGTCCTCTGCGCCGTTGTTCTGTTCTTTGGCGTGAAAGAGCAAAAAG AGTCCAGCCGTCCCAAATCGGAGCCCTTGTCGTTCCTCCAGGGCATCAAGCTGGTGATGGGACATGGACCCTACGCCAAGCTGGTCATGGTCTTCCTCTTTACCTCGTTAGCGTTCATG CTCCTGGAGGGCAACTTCGCTCTGTTCTGCAGTTACACCCTGGGCTTCCGAAACGACTTCCAGAATATTCTGCTGGTGATCATG CTCTCGGCCACTCTCACCATCCCATTCTGGCAGTGGTTCCTCACCAAATTTGGGAAGAAGACGGCAGTCTACGTCGGCACCTTG TCTGTGGTTCCCTTCATGATCCTGGTGGTGTGCTTGAAGAGCAACCTGATCGTCACCTACTTCGTCTCCTTCGCCGCCGGGGTCAGCGTGGCGGCCGCCTTCCTGCTTCCTTG GTCTATGCTGCCTGATGTCGTGGACGACTTCCAGGTGCAAAACCCCACAGCCACTGGCCACGAGGCGCTCTTCTACTCCTTCTACGTCTTCTTCACCAAGTTCGCCTCTGGAGTCTCCTTGGGCATCTCTACTCTCAGTTTAGA TTTTGCCGGCTACATCTCCCGAGGTTGCTCCCAGCCGGCGGAAGTCGACATCACGCTGAAGGTGCTGGTTTCGGCGGCTCCCATTTTCCTCATCATGGTGGGCCTGGTCATCCTGTACACGTACCCCATTGACGAGGACAGGAGGCAATGCAACCGCAAACTGCTCCAGGAGCAAAG GGATGAGGCAGAATCCGAAACAGACTCGACAGAACTTTCCAACATGATCtag
- the yars1 gene encoding tyrosine--tRNA ligase, cytoplasmic, giving the protein MAAQLSPDEKLHLITRNLQEVLGEDKLKQILQERELKVYWGTATTGKPHVAYFVPMSKIADFLKAGCEVTILFADLHAFLDNMKAPWELLELRVKYYEEVIKAMLESIGVPLEKLKFVKGTDFQLSREYTLDVYRLSSMVTEHDAKKAGAEVVKQVEHALLSGLLYPGLQALDEEYLKVDAQFGGVDQRKIFTFAEKYLPPMGYAKRVHLMNPMVPGLTGAKMSSSEEDSKVDLLDSKEELKKKLKKVFCEPGNIQNNGVLSFVKFVLFPLRGGFSIKRDGKFGGDKLYTAFEEVEKDFASELIHPGDLKASVEAALNELLEPIRKKFQSAELRKLTIAAYPTTKTKGAGKGAKAGGDDEELAPSKLDIRVGKVVSVEKHPDADSLYLEKIDVGEAEPRTVVSGLVAYISQEDLQDRMVLVLCNLKPQKMRGIESQAMLLCASIEGEPRRVEPLDPAEGSSPGDRAFVEGYETGKPEDRLNPKKKVWEKLQVDLKISEECAAQWKGNVLMTKLGPITCKTLKGGNIS; this is encoded by the exons ATGGCAGCTCAGCTTAGCCCCGACGAGAAGCTGCACCTCATCACCAGGAACCTGCAG GAGGTGTTAGGGGAAGACAAACTGAAGCAGATCCTTCAAGAGAGAGAGCTGAAGGTGTACTGGGGAACCGCCACGACTGGCAAGCCGCACGTGGCCTACTTCGTTCCCATGTCCAAGATAGCCGACTTCCTCAAAGCTGGATGTGAG GTCACCATTTTGTTTGCGGACTTGCACGCCTTCCTGGATAATATGAAGGCTCCCTGGGAGCTGCTGGAGCTTCGGGTGAAGTACTATGAGGAGGTTATTAAGGCCATGTTGGAGAGCATCGGCGTACCATTGGAGAAACTCAAGTTCGTGAAAGGAACTGACTTCCAACTCAGTAG AGAGTACACGCTGGATGTGTACCGCCTGTCCTCCATGGTGACCGAGCACGATGCCAAGAAGGCTGGCGCTGAGGTGGTCAAGCAGGTGGAGCACGCTCTGCTTAGTGGTCTGCTGTATCCAGGACTGCAG GCGCTGGATGAGGAGTACCTGAAGGTGGACGCCCAATTTGGAGGAGTGGACCAAAGGAAGATCTTCACTTTTGCAGAGAAG TATCTCCCCCCTATGGGCTATGCCAAGCGCGTCCATCTGATGAACCCAATGGTACCAGGACTTACCGGTGCCAAGATGAGCTCCTCAGAGGAA GACTCGAAAGTCGATCTGCTGGACTCCAAGGAAGAGTTAAAGAAGAAGCTGAAAAAGGTCTTCTGTGAGCCCGGAAACATCCAGAATAACGGGGTTCTGTCCTTTGTCAAATTTGTGCTCTTCCCTCTTCGTGGAG GGTTCTCCATCAAAAGAGACGGCAAGTTCGGTGGAGACAAATTGTACACCGCGTTTGAAGAAGTGGAGAAGGACTTTGCGTCAGAG CTGATTCACCCCGGAGATCTGAAGGCCTCCGTGGAGGCGGCCCTCAACGAGCTGCTGGAGCCAATCCGGAAGAAGTTTCAGTCCGCCGAACTGCGCAAACTGACCATCGCCGCCTACCCCACGACAAAGACGA AAGGAGCAGGAAAGGGCGCTAAGGCAGGAGGAGATGATGAAGAGCTGGCGCCATCCAAACTGGACATCCGGGTGGGCAAGGTTGTCAGTGTGGAGAAG CATCCAGACGCGGATTCGCTGTACTTGGAGAAGATCGACGTCGGCGAGGCAGAGCCCAGGACGGTGGTCAGCGGGCTTGTGGCCTACATCTCCCAGGAGGACTTGCAGGACCGAATGGTGCTGGTGCTGTGCAACCTCAAACCCCAGAAGATGCGCGGCATTGAGTCGCAAGCGATGCTGCTTTGTGCTTCCAT TGAAGGAGAGCCCAGGAGAGTGGAGCCACTTGACCCTGCTGAGGGTTCATCACCAGGGGACCGGGCCTTTGTGGAAGGATACGAGACGGGCAAACCAGAGGACAGACTCAACCCGAAGAAGAAAGTGTGGGAGAAATTACAA GTTGACCTGAAGATCTCAGAGGAGTGTGCGGCTCAGTGGAAAGGCAACGTGCTGATGACCAAACTAGGACCGATCACGTGTAAAACTCTGAAAGGAGGAAATATCAGTTAG
- the nhsl3 gene encoding NHS-like protein 3 — protein sequence MSRRRSTGDLVPWDVSEIVGREAKAQRGHRKPGSSLGQAISWLRSSQKRKKKTKKSVDNGARLAVDGLQNQDAAKAGPKANDEQKKLAVHYSASQHFQENVFIEGNRPQYLEDLHSEAQEGLKILQQEGRREHESGVNFAEDESCASSDTAHPEEDLNSKDEGGSLESNSNSGTDTTRTSSMLTRPMLTRQGSTFKPLHPVKRLEKNRKRNRRTTIMGIPNQVQKELASHRDSTFQQVVSPQLPNHNSQSGVFIIPTVDGGTPVISKKGARVHLSELEQVFDEKQQMRSHHQEVYKNDTFNHQGLGTHHYRSSVIRPKSVAVPGMTTFTCSNPLMSSFLLEPQGPVMSVSPQATYLSTIIPNAVLPASVEVIEIDRGSQRGNSANHGGSAHTVSKSSLASVGSSASPFLSRKSDGDGSQTDSSFNNLTTQGTTHKVDLNLQESWVDSPGNQELTSLQTSVNHISKSENVAKNKDSEPVTACTSGDDVKIKRNSTRSLSIIKTKLPPAPPRRSNSLHNNKMRNIPKGQVEDKDSNISASQGVSNSTGSTATTEELKSGTVEISTILYPISNSAESNSHRLSPTQASSGEARKTGESVSEFNPLPQKNPSEGEKFERTISPSSGYSSQSGTPTFSPKEITPTSPDKHEMKPVKPERSASRASTASPSSSLTSLSSGTFEPVNSDASNSCPSLPPVSTRELTSPLRMEVKELWNVPPPPKVKAPCPPPPETWAQNGRTFTLLCGPSPQISKVFMESTKIEESAVRHEGCQTETGKLFSEKQTEDKAEAPEINSKNEKFICVIPGDGYQVKESTGCPDAEDNTFLAKGKVEITPDVQGEESCSLTKDDSGICEVSTKKEPPPVMKKPQLRENGMLTVRRQSENCNIATTSVNETKDEVDTSEIPSTPANSVHSQNINKSSPPPSPPPTYQPTPPLSRKSPPTSVSTSPVELDREQESRVAESSWPPPPPPLEGDSIFEGGDEIEFPLPPPPDATDNIPSEDSCTTQMDASDTSVPPSEEFVKAIQDSNETETSTPPEPVLHQTVVCDRKDTEASNETTQTISPAFESPSSSTNSPAEIQPPDSGIASSNSFLKRHSLVIESHSTTESPITSQLPTPVTSPLPMENLTAGVAFRRPPSTVHRDTRAKEFLARHKSAPIPKEDANIPLVTPSLLHMVRLRTVSMTEDSVEAPSGDRSTNEGTPVLENCRAPSAGQQNTPPKPTRKSLQSPPRVMKTYVAANTPSIRLQEAIRIKTAALSSREGLPCRLGMRPSYHCASEPGILSLKSSETYDTQRLPVSTASFIFSRSTNRVVIDTGAAPSPEDQAKQSLAAELRRFSDQTNAAASTSGGLRSERVPPPVARKPSQGSVSFSQDHPPRMETNFPAGDGIGAQQHSKGIALPETTTRVTADTIETLF from the exons CTGGGCCCAAGGCCAACGATGAGCAAAAGAAGTTGGCAGTGCACTACTCGGCCTCACAACACTTCCAGGAGAATGTTTTCATCGAGGGCAATCGGCCTCAGTACCTGGAGGACTTGCACTCGGAGGCTCAGGAGGGCTTGAAAATATTACAGCAGGAAGGTCGGCGAG AGCACGAGAGTGGAGTGAACTTTGCTGAAGATGAAAGCTGTGCT TCGTCAGACACAGCACATCCAGAAGAGGATCTTAACTCCAAAGATGAAGGGGGCTCTCTGGAGTCAAATTCCAACTCAGGTACTGATACTACAAGAACTTCTTCCATGTTGACCAGACCTATGCTCACTCGCCAAG GTTCTACATTCAAGCCTCTGCATCCAGTGAAAAGGTTAGAAAAGAACAGGAAGAGGAACAGAAGGACTACCATTATGGGTATTCCCAACCAGGTCCAGAAAGAACTTG CATCGCACAGAGACTCTACCTTCCAGCAGGTGGTTTCTCCTCAGCTACCCAATCACAACAGCCAATCGGGTGTTTTCATCATTCCAACTGTTGATGGAGGAACTCCAGTGATATCCAAGAAAGGAGCAAGGGTGCACCTGTCAGAGCTGGAA CAGGTATTTGATGAAAAGCAGCAGATGAGATCACATCATCAGGAAGTGTACAAGAACGACACATTCAACCACCAGGGACTTGGTACCCACCACTATAGGTCATCTGTCATCAGACCCAAGTCTGTTGCAGTACCTGGAATGACGACCTTTACTTGCTCCAATCCTTTAATGAGTAGCTTCCTTTTGGAACCCCAA GGTCCAGTAATGTCCGTATCTCCTCAGGCAACCTACCTATCTACAATCATCCCAAATGCGGTGCTACCAGCCTCGGTTGAAGTCATTGAGATTGACCGCGGCAGCCAAAGAGGCAACAGTGCCAACCACGGTGGCAGTGCCCACACAGTAAGCAAAAGCAGCCTGGCCTCGGTGGGTTCGTCAGCCAGCCCTTTTCTCTCCAGAAAATCCGATGGGGACGGCTCCCAAACAGATAGTTCCTTCAACAATTTAACAACACAGGGTACCACACACAAGGTGGATCTCAATCTGCAGGAAAGTTGGGTGGATTCTCCAGGGAACCAAGAACTTACCAGCCTCCAGACTTCAGTGAATCACATtagtaaaagtgaaaatgtagCCAAGAACAAAGATTCTGAACCTGTTACGGCATGTACCAGTGGGGACGACGTAAAGATCAAACGGAATTCCACTCGAAGTCTCTCCATTATCAAGACGAAACTACCCCCAGCACCTCCACGAAGGTCAAATTCGCTTCATAACAATAAGATGCGGAACATTCCCAAAGGTCAGGTGGAGGACAAAGATTCAAATATTTCTGCTTCTCAAGGGGTATCAAATTCTACAGGAAGTACAGCAACAACAGAGGAATTAAAATCAGGCACTGTGGAAATAAGTACGATTCTGTATCCTATATCTAACAGTGCAGAATCCAACTCCCATCGTTTAAGCCCCACTCAGGCTTCTTCTGGTGAAGCAAGAAAGACAGGAGAGTCAGTCTCGGAATTCAACCCTTTGCCACAGAAAAATCCCTCAGAAGGGGAGAAATTTGAACGGACCATATCGCCTTCCAGCGGCTACTCCAGTCAAAGTGGCACCCCAACATTTTCTCCAAAGGAGATCACCCCAACTTCTCCAGATAAACACGAGATGAAACCAGTTAAGCCAGAGAGATCTGCATCTCGGGCGTCAACAGCCTCTCCTTCTTCATCACTTACATCCCTATCATCTGGTACATTCGAGCCTGTCAATTCAGATGCTTCCAATTCTTGCCCTAGTTTGCCCCCAGTTTCTACAAGAGAACTCACTTCACCTTTGAGAATGGAAGTTAAAGAGCTGTGGAATGTCCCACCACCTCCCAAGGTCAAAGCACCATGTCCTCCTCCGCCTGAAACATGGGCTCAAAACGGTCGCACCTTTACGCTCCTGTGTGGTCCAAGTCCCCAAATCAGCAAAGTATTTATGGAATCAACAAAGATAGAGGAGAGTGCGGTGAGACATGAAGGATGCCAAACAGAAACCGGCAAGCTGTTTTCTGAAAAACAAACTGAAGACAAAGCAGAAGCACCAGAAATAAATTCAAAGAATGAGAAATTTATATGTGTCATTCCTGGAGATGGCTATCAGGTAAAAGAAAGTACAGGATGTCCAGATGCAGAAGataatacatttttagctaAGGGCAAGGTTGAAATAACACCAGACGTACAAGGAGAAGAGAGCTGTAGCCTGACAAAGGACGACTCTGGCATTTGTGAagtttccacaaaaaaagaacCACCCCCTGTTATGAAGAAACCACAACTGAGAGAAAACGGAATGTTGACAGTGAGACGACAAAGTGAAAATTGCAACATTGCCACAACTTCTGTCAATGAGACTAAAGATGAGGTGGACACAAGTGAAATCCCATCAACACCAGCAAATTCTGTACAttcacaaaacataaataaaagctCACCGCCACCTTCTCCTCCGCCTACTTATCAACCGACGCCACCTCTTTCAAGAAAGTCACCTCCCACATCTGTATCAACATCCCCGGTTGAGTTAGATAGAGAACAGGAGAGCCGAGTTGCAGAATCATCTTGGCCACCCCCGCCGCCTCCTTTAGAGGGAGACTCAATCTTTGAAGGAGGAGATGAGATAGAATTTCCTCTTCCACCCCCTCCTGATGCGACAGACAATATTCCATCTGAGGACAGTTGTACCACACAGATGGATGCTTCTGACACATCAGTTCCACCTTCAGAGGAATTTGTAAAGGCAATTCAGGACTCAAATGAAACGGAGACATCTACACCCCCAGAGCCAGTTTTACATCAAACAGTAGTTTGTGACAGGAAAGACACAGAAGCTTCAAATGAAACAACGCAgacaatttcacctgcttttgaaaGTCCATCATCTTCAACCAATAGTCCTGCAGAAATTCAACCCCCAGACTCTGGAATAGCTTCTTCCAACAGTTTCCTCAAACGACATTCTCTTGTGATTGAAAGTCATTCTACGACTGAATCTCCCATCACTTCACAACTCCCTACTCCAGTTACATCCCCTTTACCAATGGAGAACCTTACCGCTGGCGTTGCCTTCAGAAGACCTCCCAGTACTGTGCACAGAGACACCAGGGCCAAGGAGTTTCTAGCTCGCCACAAAAGTGCACCCATCCCTAAAGAGGATGCTAACATACCTCTTGTCACCCCCTCATTACTTCACATGGTCCGCCTGCGTACCGTCAGCATGACTGAGGATAGTGTGGAAGCGCCTTCTGGTGACAGGTCCACAAACGAGGGAACTCCAGTACTGGAGAATTGTCGAGCCCCAAGCGCAGGACAGCAAAACACTCCACCAAAGCCTACCCGAAAGTCACTTCAATCTCCCCCTCGGGTAATGAAAACTTATGTAGCGGCAAACACCCCTTCCATACGGCTACAAGAAGCCATTCGTATAAAAACTGCAGCACTGTCATCAAGAGAAGGTCTTCCGTGCCGACTGGGGATGAGACCGTCCTACCACTGTGCGAGCGAACCGGGGATCTTGTCCCTCAAATCATCTGAAACATACGACACACAAAGGTTGCCAGTTTCCACTGCGAGCTTCATTTTCTCCAGGAGCACCAACCGGGTTGTTATTGACACCGGTGCTGCCCCATCACCTGAGGATCAGGCTAAGCAAAGTTTAGCAGCTGAGCTCAGGCGGTTTTCTGACCAAACGAATGCTGCTGCTTCCACAAGTGGTGGGTTAAGGTCTGAACGGGTTCCACCACCAGTAGCCAGGAAACCTTCGCAAGGCAGTGTCAGTTTTTCACAAGATCATCCACCTAGAATGGAAACCAATTTTCCTGCCGGAGATGGGATTGGAGCACAACAACATTCCAAGGGAATAGCTCTTCCTGAGACAA CTACAAGAGTGACCGCAGACACGATTGAAACACTGTTTTAA